A single window of Maylandia zebra isolate NMK-2024a linkage group LG2, Mzebra_GT3a, whole genome shotgun sequence DNA harbors:
- the LOC105940804 gene encoding protocadherin gamma-A11, translated as MSGRTMRWQVLLFVSVSSLGTVFGQVAYSIPEEMSKGSVVGNIAQDLGINIKRLKSGKARIYTEDNGKYVELNKDRGVLLVRERIDRETLCGQTTPCALHLQITLEDPIEFYTVTVEINDINDNAPSFKKDEIKFRISESAVIGAKFVLERAMDPDVGVNGLQSYSLQPTDSFNLKLQNQQDGSKKVEMVLQKHLDREAQQHLSLILTAADGGEPQLSGTVRIEISVLDANDNAPVFTQEVYKVTIMENAAKGAILCTVSATDADEGSYGKVIYSITNTLDGVPVMFHIAEESGEVSLTGNLDYEKAQLYEIHIQGSDDGGLTDSAKILVEVTDINDNHPSINIMSKTNSVSENSRPETVVTIFNVQDPDSGENGKVACNIEGHVPFLIKSTSKKFFSLVTDSDLDRERASNYNITVTCSDEGVPSLSSSVTLTLQISDVNDNAPVFERSSYEAYIIENNTPSLSIFTVKATDADWNQNARVSYILEDSSVNGVPVSSYVSVSADSGVIHAVRSFDYEQIKDFHFRVRAQDGGSPPLSSNVTVKIMIQDQNDNPPQVLYPVQTGGSLVAEMVPRSADVGYLVTKVVAVDVDSGQNAWLSYKLQKATDRALFEVGLQNGEIRTIRQVTDKDAVKQRLTVIVEDNGQPSRSATVVVNVAVADSFPEVLSEFTELTHDKEYNDNLTFYLVLALAVVSFLFITCLVVIISVKIYRWRQSRILYHSNLPVIPYYPPRYSDTLGTGTLPHVYNYEVCRTTDSRKSDCKFGRAGSQNVLIMDPSSTGTMQQIQSEKSILDEPDSPLEVSLMK; from the coding sequence ATGTCGGGCAGAACAATGAGATGGCAAGTACTGTTGTTTGTGTCGGTCTCTTCCCTCGGCACAGTTTTCGGGCAGGTCGCTTACTCGATTCCTGAGGAAATGTCAAAAGGCTCTGTAGTTGGTAATATAGCGCAGGATTTaggtataaatataaagagacTAAAATCGGGTAAGGCGCGTATATATACAGAAGACAATGGAAAATACGTCGAGCTGAATAAAGACAGAGGCGTCCTGCTTGTTAGAGAAAGAATTGACAGAGAGACGCTCTGCGGGCAGACGACACCTTGTGCTTTACATCTTCAAATTACACTCGAAGACCCGATTGAATTCTATACCGTTACTGTCGAAATTAACGACATTAACGACAATGCTCCGAGCTTCAAAAAGGATGAAATAAAATTTAGGATTAGTGAGTCGGCTGTGATTGGAGCAAAATTTGTGCTAGAGCGAGCAATGGATCCAGACGTAGGTGTGAACGGATTGCAGAGTTATTCGCTACAACCTACGGACAGTTTTAATCTAAAACTCCAAAATCAGCAAGACGGGAGTAAGAAGGTGGAGATGGTGCTGCAGAAACATCTAGACAGAGAGGCGCAACAGCATCTCTCTTTAATTCTCACAGCTGCTGACGGTGGTGAGCCTCAGCTGTCGGGAACAGTGCGAATAGAAATTTCCGTGCTAGATGCCAACGACAATGCTCCAGTATTTACGCAGGAAGTCTATAAGGTCACTATAATGGAGAACGCTGCAAAGGGTGCAATTTTGTGTACTGTTAGTGCTACAGATGCAGATGAAGGTTCTTATGGGAAGGTTATTTATTCAATAACAAACACGTTAGACGGTGTCCCTGTAATGTTTCACATTGCCGAAGAAAGTGGTGAGGTATCCCTAACTGGAAACCTTGATTATGAAAAGGCACAGCTCTATGAAATACATATACAGGGTAGTGATGATGGGGGGCTAACAGATTCAGCTAAAATTCTTGTTGAAGTAACCGACATAAACGATAATCACCCATCTATTAATATAATGTCTAAAACAAATTCCGTATCAGAAAATTCAAGGCCAGAAACAGTTGTAACAATTTTCAATGTTCAAGATCCCGACTCTGGTGAAAATGGCAAAGTAGCATGTAATATCGAAGGACATGTGCCATTTCTGATCAAATCAACATCTAAAAAGTTCTTTAGCCTAGTTACAGACAGTGAtttagacagagagagagcctCTAACTATAACATCACTGTGACCTGCTCTGATGAGGGAGTGCCCTCCCTCTCCAGCAGCGTCACTCTCACCTTACAGATCTCAGACGTTAATGACAACGCACCTGTCTTTGAGAGGAGCTCATATGAGGCCTATATTATAGAAAACAACACACCAAGTCTCTCTATATTCACGGTCAAAGCCACAGACGCTGACTGGAACCAGAATGCCCGTGTTTCTTACATACTGGAGGACTCCTCCGTTAACGGAGTGCCAGTCTCTTCATATGTGTCCGTTAGTGCTGATAGTGGAGTCATCCATGCAGTGCGCTCTTTTGACTACGAGCAGATCAAAGATTTCCACTTCCGCGTAAGAGCACAGGATGGAGGCTCTCCTCCACTCAGCAGCAACGTGACTGTGAAAATAATGATCCAAGACCAGAACGACAACCCCCCTCAGGTTCTGTACCCAGTCCAGACTGGTGGCTCTCTGGTGGCTGAAATGGTGCCCCGTTCAGCAGATGTGGGCTATCTGGTGACTAAAGTGGTGGCTGTTGATGTGGACTCTGGACAGAATGCCTGGCTCTCCTATAAACTGCAGAAAGCCACAGACAGGGCGCTGTTTGAGGTGGGCTTACAGAATGGAGAAATCAGAACTATCCGCCAAGTCACTGATAAAGATGCTGTCAAGCAAAGACTGACTGTTATAGTGGAGGACAACGGGCAGCCCTCTCGTTCTGCTACAGTCGTTGTTAACGTGGCGGTGGCGGACAGCTTCCCTGAAGTGCTGTCGGAGTTCACTGAGTTGACCCacgacaaggagtacaatgACAACCTGACTTTTTACTTAGTCTTGGCTctggctgtagtttccttcctctTCATCACGTGTTTAGTGGTTATTATATCAGTCAAAATCTACAGGTGGAGACAGTCTCGCATCCTGTATCACTCCAACCTGCCTGTCATTCCATATTATCCACCACGTTACTCAGACACTTTGGGGACAGGGACTCTGCCACATGTGTACAATTACGAGGTGTGCAGGACGACTGACTCCAGAAAGAGTGACTGTAAGTTCGGCAGAGCTGGTAGTCAGAACGTGCTGATAATGGACCCCAGTTCTACAGGAACGATGCAGCAGATACAGAGTGAAAAGAGCATCCTGGATGAACCAGACTCTCCTCTAGAGGTTAGCCTCATGAAAtga
- the LOC143412630 gene encoding protocadherin beta-16-like, giving the protein MTNASFFSGEGTEIGSCRTMRRQVLLFLSALCLKYVLGQVSYSIPEEMAKGSVVGNIAHDLGLDLKRLKSGNARVYTGGGVEYIGLNKERGVLLVQQRIDREALCGETTPCALHFQLILENPMELFRVTVEVTDINDNTPTFTNSEKRFEISESAVIGSKFVLEKALDSDIGMNGLQQYSLAPSDHFVLKLESQPDGSKKVQMALQKPLDREKKDYMSLLLTAMDGGEPQMSGTMQIFVTVLDVNDNAPTFAKPLYRAKLQENSPKGTSVTTVSASDKDIGSNGELSYLISTSKRVLSELFNINPKTGEIILVGEIDYEKANSYQIDIEVVDSGGLSDSAKVIVDLIDVNDNSPQINIVSKSESISENSPTNTVIAMLSINDPDSENNGNVVCDINDSIPFKIQTTINGFYTLVMEVALDREMASQYNITVTCSDEGVPSLSSSVTLTLQISDVNDNAPVFERSSYEAYIVENNTPGLSIFTVKATDADWNQNARVSYILEDSSVNGVPVSSYVSVSADSGVIHAVRSFDYEQIKDFHFLVKAQDGGSPPLSSNVTVKIMIQDQNDNPPQVLYPVQTGGSLVAEMVPRSADVGYLVTKVVAVDVDSGQNAWLSYKLQKATDRALFEVGLQNGEIRTIRQVTDKDAVKQRLTVIVEDNGQPSRSATVVVNVAVADSFPEVLSEFTELTHDKEYNDNLTFYLVLALAVVSFLFITCLVVIISVKIYRWRQSRILYHSNLPVIPYYPPRYSDTLGTRTLPHVYNYEVCRTTDSRKSDCKFGRAGSQNVLIMDPSSTGTMQRIQSEKSILDEPDSPLEVSYIMILPILKRKLFFSVPHSFY; this is encoded by the coding sequence ATGacaaatgcttctttttttagtgGAGAAGGAACGGAAATCGGGTCGTGCAGAACAATGAGACGGCAAGTACTGTTGTTTCTCTCAGCCCTATGTCTCAAATACGTGCTCGGGCAGGTCAGCTACTCCATTCCCGAAGAAATGGCCAAAGGCTCTGTAGTTGGAAACATAGCTCATGATTTAGGTTTAGATCTTAAAAGGTTGAAATCAGGTAACGCTCGCGTTTACACGGGCGGCGGTGTAGAATACATCGGGCTGAATAAAGAAAGGGGGGTCCTGCTTGTCCAGCAGCGGATAGACAGAGAGGCTTTATGCGGAGAGACGACGCCTTGTGCCTTACATTTCCAGCTAATTTTGGAAAATCCAATGGAACTGTTTCGTGTAACAGTGGAGGTTACGGACATAAATGATAATACCCCCACGTTTACCAATTCAGAAAAACGTTTTGAAATTAGTGAGTCCGCTGTGATAGGATCGAAATTCGTGTTAGAGAAAGCATTAGATTCCGACATAGGGATGAATGGTTTACAACAGTACTCACTTGCTCCAAGTGATCATTTTGTATTAAAACTAGAAAGTCAGCCAGACGGCAGTAAAAAGGTGCAAATGGCTCTACAGAAGCCTTTAGACCGAGAAAAGAAGGATTATATGTCCCTGCTGTTAACTGCTATGGATGGAGGAGAGCCGCAGATGTCAGGGACAATGCAGATATTTGTCACTGTATTAGATGTGAATGATAATGCACCGACATTTGCCAAACCGTTATATAGAgcaaaactgcaggaaaattcTCCTAAAGGCACCAGTGTTACAACTGTAAGTGCATCTGATAAAGACATCGGTTCAAATGGAGAattatcatatctgatatctaCAAGCAAACGTGTTCTATCTGAACTGTTTAATATCAATCCAAAGACTGGTGAAATTATCCTAGTCGGGGAAATAGATTATGAAAAAGCAAACTCTTATCAAATTGATATTGAAGTTGTAGACAGCGGTGGGCTCTCTGATTCAGCGAAAGTGATAGTTGATCTCATTGATGTAAATGACAATAGTCCTCAAATAAACATCGTTTCTAAATCAGAGTCCATATCAGAGAACTCACCAACAAATACTGTAATTGCTATGTTAAGCATAAACGATCCAGATTCCGAGAATAACGGGAATGTTGTGTGTGATATAAATGATAGCATTCCCTTCAAAATACAGACTACTATAAATGGGTTTTATACCCTAGTTATGGAGGTTGCTTTAGACAGAGAAATGGCTTCGCAATATAACATCACTGTGACCTGCTCTGATGAGGGAGTGCCCTCCCTCTCCAGCAGCGTCACTCTCACCTTACAGATCTCAGACGTTAATGATAACGCACCTGTCTTTGAGAGGAGCTCATATGAGGCCTACATTGTAGAAAACAATACACCTGGTCTCTCTATATTCACAGTCAAAGCCACAGACGCTGACTGGAACCAGAACGCCCGTGTTTCTTACATACTGGAGGACTCCTCCGTTAACGGAGTGCCAGTCTCCTCGTATGTGTCCGTTAGTGCTGATAGTGGAGTCATCCATGCAGTGCGCTCTTTTGACTACGAGCAGATCAAAGATTTCCACTTCCTCGTAAAAGCGCAGGATGGAGGCTCTCCTCCACTCAGCAGCAACGTGACTGTGAAAATAATGATCCAGGACCAGAACGACAACCCCCCTCAGGTTCTGTACCCAGTCCAGACTGGTGGATCTCTGGTGGCTGAAATGGTGCCTCGTTCAGCAGATGTGGGTTATCTGGTGACTAAAGTGGTGGCTGTTGATGTGGACTCTGGACAGAATGCCTGGCTCTCCTATAAACTGCAGAAAGCCACAGACAGGGCGCTGTTTGAAGTGGGCTTACAGAATGGAGAAATCAGAACTATCCGCCAAGTCACTGATAAAGATGCTGTCAAACAGAGACTGACTGTTATAGTGGAGGACAACGGGCAGCCCTCTCGTTCAGCTACAGTTGTTGTTAACGTGGCGGTGGCGGACAGCTTCCCTGAAGTGCTGTCGGAGTTCACTGAGTTGACCCacgacaaggagtacaatgACAACCTGACTTTTTACTTAGTCTTGGCTctggctgtagtttccttcctctTCATCACGTGTTTAGTGGTTATTATATCAGTCAAAATCTACAGGTGGAGACAGTCTCGCATCCTGTACCACTCCAACCTGCCTGTCATTCCATATTATCCACCACGTTACTCAGACACTTTGGGGACAAGGACTCTGCCACATGTGTACAATTACGAGGTGTGCAGGACGACTGACTCCAGAAAGAGTGACTGTAAGTTCGGCAGAGCTGGTAGTCAGAACGTGCTGATAATGGACCCCAGTTCTACAGGAACGATGCAGCGGATACAGAGTGAAAAGAGCATCCTGGATGAACCAGACTCTCCTCTAGAGGTTAGTTATATAATGATCTTGCCAATTTTGAAgcgtaaactttttttttctgttcctcATAGTTTTTACTAA